Within the Thermostichus lividus PCC 6715 genome, the region TAGCTTGGTAGCTCCGTACTTTAGTACGGGGTGGAAAAGCCCTAAAGCAACTTTAGTTGCTCTGTGCTAAACTATACTTGGTCGCCATCCTTGGTGAAAAACCCAATCGGCGACAGTTGTTACAAGTAAGCAGAACCTTGGGGCTTTGCCTCTAGGAACTGTGTAGGGGCGTCTTGACAACGCCTTTATGAGTTCGTTTATGGACTGCGTAAGAATCCCCCACCTTTAGGTGGTGAGAGTGTCAAATCCTATCCTATCATTCCCTTGAAGTGCTAGGCTGCCACAAGGCTCTATGGATTTGGGTGTTACTGAGTGTGGCTATGACTTGCCTTCATCCCCAACCCTTCTCCCTGGAGAGAAGGGAGCTAAGAGTCTTGTTCCCTCTCCTTTGGGAGAGGGCTAGGGTGAGGGCGGCATTAGGATTGATTGGTGGCCAACTTATGTTAACCCTGCGACTACAGTGCGAGCTTCCCGCCATAAAAAAATGACGTAGTGTCGCGGAATTCCCTATCCACCGATGCGGTGGGGTAGGTTATCTGCGCCGTCATGATTAAATAATGGCTATTTTTTGCAAAAAACTAGTTATTACTAGCCATTCCAACTATTAATCATTCTCAATAAGATTGCATTCTTGCAAATACTGCCGTTGGTCAGTTATCATGCGAATCATAACGGCGGATTGAGCGAATCTCCTATGCCCCTTTACACCGCAGCAGCCCTCAAAGCCGAACTGAACGATAAAGGATGGCGATTAACGCCACAGCGGGAAACCATTCTCAATATTTTCCAAAATTTGCCGAAGGGCAACCACCTGAGTGCCGAAGACTTACACCACGAGCTACGCAAGCAAGGGCACTCCATTAGTTTGTCCACTGTCTATCGGACTGTCAAGCTAATGTCACGGATGGGCATTTTGCGAGAGTTGGAATTGGCCGAAGGTCATAAGCATTATGAACTGAATACGATGTCACCTCACCATCACCATCACATGGTGTGTGTGCAGTGCAACCGAACAACCGAGTTTGATAATGATTCGATTTTGAAGCAAGCCCTCAAGCAAACCGATAAGTACGGCTTGCAAATGATTGATTGCCAGCTTACCATCTACACTATTTGTCCGGAAGCGTTGCGGCGTGGTTATCCGGGGCTGCCCGAGAATTGGATGTGTAGTAGCGCGATCGCCCACAGTTCTGAACCGCCCCCCCGTACAAAATGATCAAATGCATCAACTCTTTTTGCGTGGGGGTTGGCCTTGCCCTTAGTGCAGCGCCGTGGGTGGGAGCAGTGGAATTACCTGATGGTCGCGTTGCCTTCGATCAGCCACCAATTTTTGCTGAAGCAAATACCCGCTATCCTCAGGTATTAATTCCCAGCCCTATCTACAACTTTATTTTGCGGGTGCCGGAGACTGCTGGCGAATCCCTTGCCCGTCTAGAGATTCAGCAGTTACCAGCTCTAGAAACCCTTTATTTTCAACCGCAGCGTACCCGTGCCTTTGTTGGCACCCGACCTCGCCAACGCACTCCCCTTGCTGCGGCTGTGTTTGACCCCAGCGACCAAGTGCTACGCATCACCTTTGATCCGCCCATTCCTCCAGGAAGCTATTTGCGGGTGGAGGTTTCCCCTGTGCGCAACCCTCAATGGGAAGAGGTCTATTTGTTTGGTGTGACGGCCTTTCCGCGGGGTGGCGATCGGGCGATTGGCCAGTATATTGGTACTGGGCGATTGCAGTTTTACCGTGGCTCAGACTTCCTGTGATCGGATGCGGATGAGATGACGATGGCCATTCTGCCGCCCCCGTTGCAGCCGGGCGATCGCCTTGGCGTGGCCTTTCCCAGCGGCGTACTGCGACACCAAGAGGCGTTTTGGCAAGGGGTGGCCTGTTGGCAAGCTCAAGGCTATGAAGTGCTGGTGGACGAGGCGGCCTTTGACGGGTGGGGCTACCTTGCAGGCTCCGATGCCCAACGGCGCGATCGCCTGCGCCACCTATTGCAAGATACTACTATTAAGGCCATTCTCTGTGGCCGCGGTGGGTTTGGTAGCACCCGCTTACTCGAAGCATGGCAATGGCTGCCCTGTGCCCCGAAGTGGCTGATTGGGTTTTCCGATATTACCGCCCTGCTGTGGAGCTATGCCGCCCAAGGCGTCGCAGGGGTGCATGGCCCAGTCCTGACAACGCTGGCCGCCGAACCTCTGTGGAGCCAAACTCGCCTGTTTAACTGCGTACAGCGACAGCCGCTGCCCCCCCTCTCAGGCACTGCTTGGGGAGGCGGCTGTGTCCAAGGACGGCTATTGGTGGGTAACCTGACGGTGGCAACCCATTTGCTAGGCACCCCCGATTGCCCCGACTTTAGCAACGTGATTTTAGCACTAGAGGATGTGGGGGAAGCCCCTTACCGCATTGACCGGATGCTGACCCAGTGGCGACGCAGTGGTGTGCTCAAGCAAGTTAAGGGGATTGCCCTAGGGCGGTTTAGTCGCTGTGACGATGCTGCCACCCAACCAAACTTTCGTGTTCTGGAAGTTCTTGGCGATCGCCTAGGGGATTTAGGCATTCCCATTGTCAGTGATCTGCCCTTTGGCCATGAGGGGGTCAATGCCGCCTTACCGGTTGGCGTGCTTGCAGAACTGGATGGCGATCGCGGCCAGTTGCGCGTGCTGGCATCGTAAGGTTGCCGACGAATTCAGCTACTATCGCTTCATGCCTGATCTATAATGTGTCTAGCTTTAGCCACCCTTGGCCTACTAGCGCCAGTCTGGGGCACCCGCTATACACTGTTGCCCTGATGATGGCATTCCCGTTTAGTATGGAATTGAGTTGTTGCCGTGAGGCTAACACTTGTTAGTTTGATATGACGAGCGCTAACTCTGGATATTTTTTGTCCTTGAGTTCATCGTGCTCGATCGTGCTCGAGGCATGCATTCGCTAAGTTCCGTTGTGTGTAAGTATTTGCATTAGATTAAGAGGTCAAGGGCTGTGCAGTATCTCGCGGAAGTCATTAAAAAAACGGGTTTCATGGGTACGAAATCCGAACTAAAACTTCTGATGCGTGAACAATCTGGGTACTGGCATCCTGTCTCCCAAAACGAAGACACCATCCCATTTGACAATAGCCGCGACTACGGTAATGGGGTGCTGGTCTTTGTTGAGATGGCTGCCAATCGTCAGATTCAGCATGTAGATGAAGCCTCACGGCGACTGACGGGCATTTTACACGGCTTTACACGGATGCGCGAACGCTTCCAAAGCCAAGAAGAAGAAATTGAAGGCTGGAAGCAATCCCTGTCTTACCAAGCAGAAGCCCTCAACCAGAGAGAAGCAGAATTTGAAATTCGTCGTGAAGAGTTACAAGAGCTAGAAGAACAAATTGCCAACTATGAGCAACAACTGGCAGACCTCAATAAACTGCGCTCAGAACTAGGGAGTGAGGAAGAACGCATTCAAGCTGAGCGCCAAGCCCTCGAAAACCTACGCCACCAAGTTCACCAAGAGCAGCAACGCTGGGAGCAATTAAAATCCAGTCATAGTGTTGGCCTCTCACCGGATCAGATTCGTCAAGTCGATGCGATCCTGCAACAACTGAGCGACAGCCTCAATAGCAGTAGCACTAATCAGGTCAACGACTGTTTGCAGGTTCTGGAGCAGCAGCAAGCCCTGTTAACCCAATACTGGCAGCAGTTAGAGCAAATTGACCAAGAAGTGGCGCAGCGGCAAGCAGCCCTTGAGCAGCAACTCCACGCATTTCGTGAGCAAGAGCAGGTATGGCATGCAGCCCAAGAACAATTTTGGCAAGATAGCCGGGCGATCGCCCTGCAGGAAGAACTTTGCCGCTACAAGCAATCGGTTCTCGAAAAAGAGCGCCAGCTCCTTGCCCAACAAGAAGAGATGATCCAACAAATGCGGCAGGCCATGGTAAGTGACTTAACCGAAGCGGTAGATGTCAATGCCTTGATGAAAATGGCCATAGAAGATCTAGAAAAAGAAGTGGCTAATCGTGGTAACGATCTCAAGCGAGCCTCCGCCTTTGTCAACGATCAAGAAGAAGAGTTAAAAATGGCGCTGGAGTCCTTGATGGAACTTGAGCAAAAAGCAAAAGATGCCAGTGACTTTGATCGCCTCCAACTAGCTGGTGAAGTGGAAGATGAGCGGCAGCGGTGTAATCTCCTCAACCAAGCCCTTGAAGGTCAGCGCCAACATATCCGTGAAAAAGAAGCGACCTATAAAATTTACCTGCAAGTTCTCGAAGCCCGTCGAGATCCCGCTTCACAGCAGGGGATTAGCCTGATTCCAATTCTCAGTGAGCTAGAAAAACAGTTTCATGAGTACGGCGTTGCTGTTAACCAACTGGCGGAAGAACTCCAGCACGCCTACACCGATCTCGAAAGTCTGCGCCACGACATTGAAGAGCGCCGCAAACGGCAACAGCAGCAGCGAGATCAGTTGACACAGCAAGAGCAGACGCTGATCGAAGAGCAACGCTTGATTGCGGCCAAACGCGGCCAAGCAGATCTACTACGGGAATTTTTGCAGCCTGTACAGGATCGGCTCAACCAACTGCGGCAAGTACTGGAGAGCTTAGGAGACAACCAAATGAATGGCCGTCCTAGGGCGTTAATTTCTGAGCTTCAGCAAGTGGTGATGAATCTGGGGCAAGGAGCGATGTGACATCCTCCCGACGCTGACCCTACAGTTACAGTGCGGGACGTATTGCTCCCCGAACCCCTCATTAGTTAAAAGTTAAACTAAACTCGCTCCAGTGTGGCTTCCAACAGTTGTTTTAGTTTATGGCTACGGTAAATGCCACTTAAGAGGGTGTAGTGATTGGCATCCACCTGCCAGTAATGCTCAAATCCTGTGCAACGACTTGCATCTCCCAATAGAATAAACTGCTGCACAATGCTATGGGGGGTAATCCAGCCTTCCCCTTCGAGGCGGCCTAACAAACTGTGTTGCAGCACATAGGTAAACATCATTTCATCTAGTTCTAGCTTACCCCGTGACTGTAAAATCAAGTCTGGTTTAGCTTGTTCAGCGAATGTTACCTTTGCCGCCATAGAAAACCAGTCATCCTGCCCATAGGACACAAGAATCTTGCCAGAGATGGCGATCGCCTCTTGAGGTGGCTCCAGCCAGTAGCCATTCAGGAGCCACCGTCCCGCATCCACTAAGAATGTATGATTCACGCTGAACTTGTCCGAAACAAATGTACTGATTTTATCCACTGGAGGCAGGTCTGTACCACACGCCTTCACGACCTCTACAGGGGGCATCCATCAGTGAATTGCGCCACCACCCATGGACTTAGGTGTGCTGGAGTTCCTCTAAGCGCGCGAGAACTTCTTTACTGTGGGTTGCTGGATTCACCTTGACGTAGCGCTCTCGCAAAATACCGTCGGGGTCAATGATAAAGCTATGGCGTAGGGAGACAAACCCTAACCACGAGCCATAGGCTTTGCTAACGCGGCCATCCGGATCCGAGAGTAGTGGAAAGGTCAACCCTTCGCTATCGCAAAAATCTGCATGGGAATCGACAGAATCGGCGCTGACACCGATAACTTCGGCATTGTGGGCATGGAATTGCTCAATATCTTGCTGGAAGCGCTGCGCCTCTATCGTACAGCCAGAGGTAAAGTCCTTTGGGTAAAAGTAAAGCACCACCCATTTGCCACGGTAGTCTGCTAAGCGAACGGGCTGGCTGCTGCCATTGGTGGGCAAGGTAAATTCCGGTGCCGGGGCATCGAGGGGGGGCAGTTCACCTCCTAAGGCCACACTAGGGGCAGACCATCCCACGAGGACAACCAGACTGAGCAGACAAGACAAAAGGATGCGCAAGACCATGGCCAAACCGTTAGACTAGCAGTAGCAAATTCTAACCGCAATGTAACGTACCTTTAAAAATTTTTCGAGTTTGGAGTCCATGCGCTACCGCTCCCTTGGTCATTCACTGTTGTACTGGCTAGGTTGGTTGGTGGCGGCGATCGCCCTTGGCATTGTCATTTGCCGTCTGCTGGCAGAAAGCCTCTGGTTTCATCACCTTGGCTACGCTGGGGTATTGTGGCTGCGGTGGGGGGTACAGGGACTGCTGCTAATTTTTGTGGTTGGGCTGTCAGGACTCTTTTACCGTTGGCATCAACGCCGTGCCTACCAGCAGTGCACGGTTACCTTGGATGCAGAACTCACTGCCCACAGTCGCTATCGGGGGTTGGGGCTACTGGGGCTGTTGAGTGCGGCGGCGGGGTTAATTGGCTTGCTGATAGTGGCAACGTACCACATTGGGGCGATCGCGGTGCAACTGTGGCAGCAGCGCAGCGACATGACGATTAATACCCCGCTTTTGCCGCAGTTAAGTGTCTGGCGAGCCGCAGACTTACTGCAACAAATCCTCCAGAATCCATGGTTACTCTTGGTGAGCGCTGGCACATTGATACTGGGGCTATGGGCACCGCTGCACCTCTTTCGGGGGATTAGTGTGATCCTGAGTTTGGCCATGGGGGCGATCGCCCTGATGAGTTGGTCAGCGGTGCTAACGGGTGTGTTTGGTGTTAGTGATCCCCATACCGAACCACTGTTCCATCGTTCGATTAGCTTTTATCTTTTTCGCCTCCCCCTGTTAGAACTGCTACGGCTGTGGCTTGTGAACCTGAGTGTGGTGAGCTTAGCGGGAGTGGCTCTTACCTATTTGCTCGCCAACGATAGCCTCAGCCATGGCAAATTTCTTGGCTTTGTGCGATCGCAACGCCGACATTTACAGGGTCTGAGTGCCTTTGTGTTTGCCACGGTTGCCTTTAGCTTTTGGCTAGAGCGCTACAAACTGCTTTACTCCACCAACGGAGCCGCCTTTGGCGCAGGTTATACCGATGTCACGGTGCGCTTACCCCTCTACGGCTGGCTGTGCGTGTCTGCCCTTGCCGTGGCAATGCTCCTTGGCTGGTCAGCCATTCGCCAAGGCGGTCGGGGGCAGCGGCGTTTAGGCCCCATCGCCCCCGGCTTGTTTAGCTTTACCCTTGGCTATTTAGTCGTCATCTTGGTGGCCGATTGGTTACTCCCCAATGCCATTGAGGCAGCCATTGTTGAACCGAACCAACTGGAACGGGAACTTCCCTACATTCAACGGACAATTACCCACACCCGCGAAGGCTTTAACCTAGACACCATGAGGGTTGAACCCTTCCAGCCCGAAAATAATCTCAACGCCGAGATCATTGCAGCGAATGAGGCCACCACCCGCAATATTCGCGTTTGGGATACCCGCCCCCTCTTAGAAACCAATCGCCAACTGCAACAGTTGCGCTCCTACTACCGCTTCCCAGCCGCTTTTTTAGATCGCTATTCCCTCAAGCTTGCCAACCAGCAGGCCACCCCAGAACTTCGCCAAGTGCTGATTGCAGCTCGCGAAATTGACTACAGCGCCGTGCAGCAGTTTGCCCGCAGTTGGATTAACGAACACCTCGTCTTCACCCACGGCTATGGGTTTACCATGAGTCCCGTGAATACCGCCGAAGCAAACGGTTTACCCAAGTATTTTGTGCGCGACATTGGTGAAAATGGCGAACTGCTCACGTTCCCGCCGCAACTGCGGGAGAACTTCCCCTTCTTCTATCCGCGTCTTTACTACGGTGAACTGACGAATACCTACATTTTCGCGCCCTCCCATGTGCCCGAACTGGACTTCCCCCGCGGCAGTGATAACGTCTATAACCACTACGACGGCAGTGGCGGTGTGGCCATTTCAGCGTGGTGGCGACGGCTGATCTATGCTGTCTATTTTCGCGATTGGCAAGTCTTACTCACCCCTAATCTACGGCCTGACTCGCGGGTGCTGTTTCGGCGCACAATTCAAGAGCGGGTACAGGCGATCGCCCCATTCTTGCGCATCGACAGCGAGCCTTATCTGGTCATTGCCGATCCGCGTTCTGAGAGTGACATCAAAGCCAGTCACAGGAGTGCTGGGGTGAGTTATTTATACTGGATTATTGATGCCTACACCCTCAGTCGCCATTATCCCTACGCTGACCCAGGAAAGCATAGCTTTAACTACATTCGCAACTCCGTCAAAATTGTTGTCGATGCCTACAACGGCGATGTCACCTTTTACGTTGTTGAGCCAGAGGATGTCATTTTGCGCACATGGCAGCGCATCTTTCCGCAGCTTTTTCGCCCCATTAGTGCCATGCCGCACCGGTTGTACACCCACATTCGCTATCCCGTGGATATGCTGCAAATCCAATCGGAGCAGCTATTGCAGTACCACATGACCGATCCGGTAGTGTTTTACAACCGTGAAGACCTCTGGCAAATTCCCCAAGAAATCTACCGCGAAACCCCCCAGTCCGTTGCCCCTTACTACCTCATTACGAAATTGCCCATTGGCTACACCGAAGAGTTTGTGCTCTTAGTTCCCTTTACCCCCGTAAACCGTCCCAACCTCATTGGCTGGTTAGCAGCGCGCTCCGATGGCCAAAACTACGGCAAATTATTGCTTTACGTATTTCCCAAGCAGGAACTGGTGTTTGGACCTGAGCAAATGGAAGCGCGCATTAATCAGGATCCGCTCATTTCCCAGCAAATTTCCCTCTGGAATCGGCAAGGCTCGCGCTCAGTGCAGGGCAACCTCCTCATTATTCCCATCGAGCGATCCCTACTCTACGTGGAACCCATCTACCTTGAAGCCAGCCAAAATAGCTTGCCTACCCTTGCCCGGGTCATTGTTATGGATAACGAGCGCCTAGTGATGGCACCTACGCTGGAGGAAGGCTTGAAGCAACTGTTTCCCGCCGCCAGCTAGCTCAGGAAATAGCGACGGAGGCCATAGATTATCCACTCTGGCACCTCAAGGTGTGGTAGCACCCCCGCCTCAGGAATGCCATAAAACCCTTGCAGCCGACCGTGGGCGCTGGCGTAGAGCCGCTGCCCTAGGGAAAAGGGAGTTAGCTTCGCCTGCTCACCCCAAAAGATGACCGTGGGGGTTTGCAACTGCGGCAAGTATTGGCTCAAATCAAAGGAAAGATTACCCTTTAAGGTGCTTAAGGCCGCCCATTCTGCGCCATAGCGACAGGCAGACTCAAGGTAGGCGCTAACGGTTTCCTCCCGCAGGCGTTGGGGGTTAGCGAACAAAAACTGAGTCAGGAAACTGCGAACCGCAAGGGGATTTGCTGCCGCCGCTGTATAGATGAGCCGATCTAGGGCAGGCACACTCAGGATAGCGCGAGCCAACGCTTGACCTTGATCTTCACCAAAATCATTAAACCCACTGGGACACACCAAACACAGGCTGCTAAAAAGATGGGGCTGTTGCACCGCCAAGCGAACAACAATACCAGCAGTGAGGGAAGAGGCCACCACCCGCACCGGCGTGCCCACCATCCGTAATAATTCAGCAATCATCAGCCAGTAGTCGCTGGTGTAATACTCTCGCGCAGGGTGATCCGATGCCCCCCAGCCAATGAGATCAGGCGCAATCACACGATAGCGACTGGCAAAGGCAGGATACACCTGCGACCATTCATAATGGCTGGAGCCGCCCCCAAGGCTGTGCAAAAAGATCAGGGGAGAACGCTCAATAGTGTTGCCCCAGTAGCGATCGCTCGGAGTATAGTAAACGATTTTGCCGCTACTGATGGTGAGGGTTTGTGACACAAACGTGGGGGGGCAAAAAGCCGTACTCGGCATAGGAATCCTCAACACACTGGGAAACTACAAGGCTAGCCATACCCAGACCATGGTTTGCCCAGGCGGCATAAGAGGGAAGTTTGATAGACTATTTAACGTGAGGCACTTAAGAACGTTTAGTATCATCTATGGTTACCCCTGAACAACTAACGCAGCTTATCCAAGCAAGTCTTCCTGATGCCATTGTCCACGTCCAAGATTTAACCGGAGGTGGTGATCACTATGAAGCGGTTGTTGTCTCCGCTGCCTTTGAAGGTAAACGGCTGGTACAGCAGCATCAATTAGTGTATCGCGGCTTAAATGGGGTGATGGCCACCAATGAACTCCATGCCCTAGCCCTCAAAACCTACACGCCGGATCAGTGGTCAGCAAACCCCTTAAAATAAAGGTAATCTCCTTGCAACTGTTTTTTCGGTTTCTTTAGTTTAATCTTGTTCTACACCTACGCAACCAACGATGACTCCAGAACTACAGGCTAAAATCGATGCCCTTGTCAAGGGCAATAAAATTGTCGTGTTCATGAAGGGCAGTAAGCTTATGCCCCAGTGTGGCTTTTCTAATAATGCCGTGCAAATTTTGAATGCCTTGGGTGTTCCCTACACGACGGTAGATGTCCTCGAAGATTTTGAAATTCGCCAAGGGATTAAAGAGTATTCCAATTGGCCAACAATTCCTCAAGTGTATATTAATGGTGAGTTTATTGGTGGATCCGATATTCTCATTGAACTGTACCAAAGCGGTGAGCTACAACAGCTTGTCGAGGTTGCCCTTGCCTCTTAGGGAACTAAAAAAATCCCCCACGCTGGGGGGTGTCGATGCGTTCAACATGTAACAACCTGTCATCGCCTCCTCGAGGGAGACGATGTGCTCTTAGGCAAGGTTCACTTTGACAACGCGGTTTTTCTCTTCTTCCGCTTTCGGTAGCGTTAAGTGCAAGATGCCATCTTTGTATTCGGCTTTAACCTCGGTGTTTTGAACCCGTGCTGGCAAGGGAATAACCCGTTGGAACTTACCATAGCGAAATTCGCTGCGTTTAATACCGTTGCTTTCGCTGTGGGTTTCTGACTTGCGCTCGCCACTGATGGCTACAGCGTCAGCCGTGACTTGCACGTCAATATCTTTAGCCTCTAGTCCGGGAAGTTCAATTTTTAGCAATAATGCGTCCGGTGTATCCTCCAACTCTGCCGCTGGTAAAAAGTGACTATCATCGGTGCGCGCGCTGAGGGGAATCAGTTCATCAAATAGACGATTCATTTGCCGTTGTAGGGTGTCAATTTCCCGAAATGGTTCCCAACGTACGAGTGCCATAGCTGTATCCTCCCAAATTAATTAATTTGATCTAGAGTCGCTGCACAGAGCCAATAGTTAAATTTGTTGGTATTGCCACCCTCTCAAGGCGGTCATCAGTGACTCATCTCTCTGTGAGCTACTTTTAGTCTAGAAGATACAAGGCGCTTTGCAAGTAGGGTTTTACGCCTTTTATAGGTTCTTTTTACCGAACCACAGGCGCAAACTAGGGTGTGAGAACCGTGTTACTGCCTTGGGGGATGGGAATAGATTGTAAAATATCTTGCGCATTAGAGATCACCCCTGCACCGCGCAAAAAGCCGAGGTTTGCACCCGGGCACAGATAGGCTAAGGAACGCTGAGCGCAAAAGTGTTGTAGGGTTCTGACGCTGCGCAGTTGCCGCGGCCAATGAAAGGTTGTCGCTGTTTTCAAGGGGAGGAGGTCACCATCGGGGCTGGGTAACAGATGTCGTCCGCTAAAGAGGACGCCCCCTTGCTCCCGCCAATACACACAACTGCTGCCGGGAGAGTGACCGGGGGTCCACAGCACCTCTAGGGTTGGGGTGAGGGCGCAGTAGCCCTGCACGGTTGTGACGGTTAAGTGGGGTAGTAAATAGGCTTCTTGGGCATGGATCACCACCTCACACCCAAAGGTACGTTGAAATTCACGGACGTGGGCGATCGCCCCACGATGGGTGAGAATCAACCGTTTTAGGGGGCCTTGCTGTGCCAACCATTCTGTGGTTCCTGCTGCCCAAAATGGCGTATCAATCAGGGTATTGCCATCCTTTTCTACAATGAGATAAGCAGTGCCCCCTAACGTCTCGCGGTTTGGCGCAAAGGCATAGACCATGGGTAAGACGGGACGGGGGAGTTTCTGGTGTTGAGCCACAGGGTACCGCAACGTATGACATGGATATCCCTCATTGTATTGGGTTTGATTTTGCTGTTGATCGTGCGCCAAGGTACCGCTCGGCTGAGTCAAACCCCTTGGTGGTTGCTCTGGCTGGTTCTCATGCTACCAGCATTTTTTATAGCGGGTTGGATGGCACTGTATGGCAATACCCCAGTTCCATCGGGGTGGCTCATTGTGGTCTTTGTCACTAGTTCGTTTCTGTACCTCATTCTTTTACGCCGGGGGCAGCAGGCCTTAGCCCCAGCGACACCCGCCCCTAGCTTGCCCACGGTTCCTGAGGAGCCAGCACGGCTGTTGAATCGAGATGAGGAAGCGCAGCTCCAGAGTTGTTTTCCGTGGGGCATTTATTATCTCCAGCACATTGAGTATCGCCCGCAGGCGGTGATTTGTCGTGGGCAAATGCGCGGAGATGCTAACAAGGTGTATCAAACGGTGGAGCGCAACATTGCCCAACGTT harbors:
- a CDS encoding MBL fold metallo-hydrolase gives rise to the protein MAQHQKLPRPVLPMVYAFAPNRETLGGTAYLIVEKDGNTLIDTPFWAAGTTEWLAQQGPLKRLILTHRGAIAHVREFQRTFGCEVVIHAQEAYLLPHLTVTTVQGYCALTPTLEVLWTPGHSPGSSCVYWREQGGVLFSGRHLLPSPDGDLLPLKTATTFHWPRQLRSVRTLQHFCAQRSLAYLCPGANLGFLRGAGVISNAQDILQSIPIPQGSNTVLTP